The Oscillospiraceae bacterium genome has a segment encoding these proteins:
- a CDS encoding iron-containing alcohol dehydrogenase — protein sequence MLWTLKKCWYRIYQRVFKVAMCFMDWSAPQLLEGAGSVLRLPELIKSKGVKKVLVVTDKGLIALHLLDPLFAKLDEVGIAYVVFDGVRPNPTIPCIEECKDMYVKNGCEGVIAFGGGSAMDCAKVAAARVVKPNQSVRAMRGQLKVHKKLPPLFAVPTTAGTGSETTVAAVVTDPETHEKNAVNDTCLRPKYAVLDPELTVGLPPHITSTTGMDALTHAVEAYIGKSNTKETIAEAEEAVKLIFANLEKAYTDGKDLEARGNMLKGSYLAGRAFTHAYVGYVHAIAHNLGGLYGTPHGLANAVILPYVLDYYGDCIYPQLAKLADIAGVSAPGMSTADKGKAFIAAIRQMNENMNIPSTFDMIKEEDIPLLVQRALKEGNPLYPVPKIMDAKDCEAVIRSFMA from the coding sequence ATGCTTTGGACACTTAAAAAGTGCTGGTACAGAATTTATCAGCGCGTTTTTAAGGTAGCCATGTGTTTTATGGACTGGTCCGCACCCCAGCTGTTGGAGGGTGCCGGTTCCGTACTGCGCCTGCCTGAGCTGATTAAGAGCAAGGGCGTAAAAAAGGTGCTGGTGGTAACCGACAAGGGTTTGATCGCACTGCATCTGTTGGATCCGCTGTTTGCGAAATTGGACGAGGTCGGCATTGCCTATGTGGTATTTGACGGCGTGCGCCCGAATCCTACGATCCCCTGCATTGAGGAGTGTAAGGACATGTATGTCAAAAACGGCTGCGAGGGCGTCATTGCTTTTGGCGGCGGTTCTGCGATGGACTGCGCTAAGGTTGCCGCTGCTCGTGTGGTAAAGCCCAATCAGTCTGTGCGCGCTATGCGCGGCCAGCTGAAAGTGCACAAGAAATTACCGCCGTTGTTTGCCGTACCTACCACTGCCGGTACCGGTTCTGAGACCACGGTTGCTGCTGTTGTCACGGATCCTGAAACCCATGAGAAGAATGCCGTCAACGATACCTGTCTTCGTCCCAAGTATGCGGTGCTTGACCCGGAATTGACCGTAGGTTTGCCGCCGCACATCACTTCGACCACCGGTATGGACGCACTCACCCATGCAGTTGAGGCTTACATCGGCAAGAGCAACACCAAGGAGACCATTGCAGAAGCTGAGGAGGCTGTGAAGCTGATCTTCGCCAATTTGGAGAAGGCTTACACAGACGGAAAGGATTTGGAAGCCAGGGGCAATATGCTTAAGGGCTCCTATTTGGCCGGTCGTGCCTTTACCCACGCTTATGTGGGCTATGTGCATGCCATTGCCCATAACCTGGGCGGCCTGTATGGTACACCCCATGGCTTGGCCAACGCAGTGATCCTGCCTTATGTGCTGGATTACTATGGTGACTGCATTTATCCCCAACTGGCCAAGTTGGCGGATATTGCCGGTGTGTCTGCACCCGGTATGTCTACGGCGGATAAGGGCAAGGCCTTTATCGCTGCCATTCGCCAGATGAACGAGAATATGAATATTCCCAGTACCTTTGATATGATCAAAGAGGAGGATATTCCGCTTCTGGTTCAGCGTGCGCTGAAGGAAGGTAACCCGCTGTATCCCGTGCCCAAGATTATGGACGCTAAGGATTGCGAAGCGGTGATCCGCTCCTTTATGGCGTAA
- a CDS encoding holo-ACP synthase encodes MIEIGTDLVLVSRMEKSLQIPGFAEKVFSQPERVYCKTTESFAGIFAAKEAYYKALGTGLQLPLNALTVLHDDRGKPYFDGKPEAKLSISHDGDYAVATVLLLE; translated from the coding sequence ATGATTGAGATTGGTACGGATCTGGTGCTGGTGTCCAGAATGGAAAAGAGCCTGCAAATACCCGGCTTTGCGGAGAAGGTGTTTTCCCAGCCGGAGCGGGTATACTGTAAAACGACCGAGAGCTTTGCCGGTATTTTTGCCGCCAAGGAGGCCTACTACAAGGCGTTGGGCACCGGCTTGCAGTTGCCGCTAAATGCCCTTACCGTGTTGCACGATGATCGGGGCAAGCCGTATTTTGACGGCAAGCCAGAAGCAAAATTGAGCATCAGCCACGATGGGGACTATGCAGTAGCCACGGTTTTGTTATTGGAGTGA